In a single window of the Blastopirellula retiformator genome:
- the mfd gene encoding transcription-repair coupling factor — translation MATGTTLESAAAQLRSLPQGLAERTEFRELVTQVAAGRKGTIEGVWGSACALVAAAAQIDAAGPMLVVCPTLANIDDVYDALRTFTEASVVQFPAWESDRSERLLHDEIYGRRLRVLKQLTHGPPPKFIVTSIESLLQPVPSAANVSANSRRVVAGDQLDLEELAQWLVRHKFHSTSAVELPGEFSLRGGILDVFAPDWEQPARIELFGDEVESIRQFEIETQRSLHPLDSAEITVLRYGKGQTGHFSDYLPSASVCVLIELERIKESAEQYLDRLERVEDKFGLPETMQKLQPLGTLSLSSVASGHLDASLTLHFESVEQFSGEIERVRGELEALSTGQDVYIICQTEAEIERLQEIFQGGELQQSGRLHFSLGRMPQGFRYREESVVLVSGDQLFHRVRRQRPATRKLGKVIDSFLDLRSGDLVVHLAHGIGRYRGLKMIEKQRQVEEHLEIEFHGGTKVYVPASKVDLVQKYVGGSKTRPPLAKIGGVTWQKQKKAVEQAVHDLAGELLEVQAMRRSRPGIAFSADTLWQREFDLSFPYEETEDQLAAIGNIKFDMEQPRPMDRLLCGDVGFGKTEVAMRGAFKAVDNGYQVAILVPTTILAEQHYKSLRQRMAEFPFTIARLSRFASAAEQRDVVRGLKEGSVDIVVGTHRLASKDVRFQNLGLVIIDEEQRFGVEIKEKLKQLRTTVDVLTMTATPIPRTLHMSLVGVRDISNLETAPQDRVAVETKVSRWGDELIRHAVLRELSRGGQVYFVHNRVQDIQLVAAKLKRIVPEAKIGIGHGQMPEGALEQVMVDFVEGKFDLLLATTIVESGLDIPNANTIFVDEADRYGLADLHQLRGRVGRYKHRAYCYLLLQPGRHLSPVAAKRLHAIEEFSHMGAGFAISMRDLEIRGAGNILGTQQSGHIAMVGYELYCQLLEKAVRRMKRMPPQISIDVDVDLPGSAFLPDTYISDMRQKIDLYRRMTRVASDTDIANLKEEMLDRFGPFPDPVERMLRLTEIKLDAAFWQINAIFLEDDYLVFQYSDRGRVEQLAKLHGRNFRIVDDKSVYVPLKTSDADADAIINTAKSILQPS, via the coding sequence ATGGCAACTGGGACCACCCTAGAATCGGCGGCCGCACAACTGCGTAGCCTGCCGCAAGGACTCGCTGAAAGAACGGAGTTCCGCGAACTCGTCACTCAAGTCGCCGCCGGGCGGAAGGGGACGATCGAGGGAGTCTGGGGTTCAGCGTGCGCGCTAGTTGCCGCGGCCGCCCAAATCGACGCTGCCGGCCCGATGTTGGTCGTCTGTCCGACGCTGGCCAATATCGATGACGTCTACGATGCCTTGCGAACATTTACCGAAGCTTCGGTCGTGCAATTTCCCGCGTGGGAATCGGATCGCAGCGAGCGTCTGCTGCACGACGAGATTTACGGACGTCGACTTCGCGTTTTAAAGCAGCTGACGCATGGTCCGCCGCCCAAGTTCATCGTCACCAGTATCGAGAGCCTGCTGCAGCCGGTTCCGAGCGCCGCAAACGTTTCAGCCAATAGTCGCCGCGTCGTCGCCGGCGATCAGCTGGACCTGGAAGAGCTTGCCCAATGGCTGGTGCGGCATAAATTCCATTCGACCAGCGCCGTCGAGTTGCCCGGCGAATTCTCGCTGCGCGGCGGAATTCTCGACGTTTTCGCCCCGGATTGGGAACAACCGGCCCGCATCGAACTATTCGGCGACGAGGTCGAATCGATTCGCCAGTTTGAGATCGAGACGCAGCGAAGTCTGCATCCGCTCGACTCGGCCGAAATCACCGTGCTGCGGTACGGGAAAGGGCAGACCGGACACTTTTCCGATTACCTGCCAAGCGCCTCGGTCTGCGTATTGATCGAGCTGGAACGGATCAAGGAATCGGCCGAGCAATATCTCGATCGCCTGGAACGGGTCGAAGACAAGTTCGGCTTACCGGAGACGATGCAAAAGCTGCAGCCGCTGGGCACGCTAAGCCTGTCGAGCGTCGCAAGCGGGCATCTCGACGCGAGTTTGACGCTTCACTTTGAGTCCGTCGAACAGTTCAGCGGCGAGATCGAACGCGTGCGCGGCGAGCTCGAAGCGCTGAGCACCGGGCAAGACGTCTACATCATCTGCCAGACCGAAGCGGAGATTGAACGCCTGCAGGAGATCTTCCAGGGAGGCGAACTGCAGCAAAGCGGGCGACTCCACTTTTCGCTGGGCCGGATGCCGCAAGGCTTTCGCTATCGCGAAGAGAGCGTCGTGCTGGTCAGCGGCGATCAGTTGTTCCATCGCGTGCGTCGCCAACGCCCGGCGACGCGCAAACTGGGAAAGGTGATCGACAGCTTCCTCGATTTGCGGAGCGGCGACCTGGTCGTTCACCTTGCGCATGGCATCGGCCGTTACCGCGGCCTGAAGATGATCGAGAAGCAGCGGCAGGTCGAAGAGCATCTCGAGATCGAGTTTCACGGCGGGACCAAAGTTTACGTTCCGGCCTCCAAAGTCGACCTGGTTCAGAAGTATGTCGGTGGGTCGAAGACCCGCCCACCGTTGGCCAAAATCGGCGGCGTTACTTGGCAGAAACAGAAGAAGGCGGTCGAACAGGCGGTGCACGACCTGGCCGGCGAACTGCTGGAAGTGCAGGCGATGCGCCGTAGCCGCCCAGGCATCGCTTTCTCGGCCGATACGCTCTGGCAGCGGGAGTTCGACCTCTCGTTCCCTTACGAAGAGACCGAAGATCAATTGGCGGCGATCGGCAATATCAAGTTCGATATGGAACAGCCGCGACCGATGGACCGGCTGCTGTGCGGCGACGTCGGTTTCGGCAAGACCGAAGTCGCCATGCGGGGCGCGTTTAAGGCGGTCGACAATGGCTATCAGGTGGCCATTCTGGTGCCTACCACGATCCTGGCCGAGCAGCATTACAAGAGCCTGCGGCAGCGAATGGCGGAGTTTCCGTTTACGATTGCCCGGCTCAGCCGCTTCGCCTCGGCAGCCGAGCAGCGTGACGTCGTTCGCGGGCTGAAGGAAGGCTCGGTCGACATTGTGGTCGGTACGCATCGCTTGGCGTCCAAAGACGTCCGTTTCCAAAACCTGGGGCTGGTGATCATCGACGAAGAGCAGCGATTCGGCGTCGAAATCAAGGAGAAGCTCAAACAACTGCGGACCACCGTCGACGTGCTGACGATGACGGCGACGCCAATTCCTCGCACGTTGCATATGTCGCTGGTTGGCGTGCGGGATATCTCGAACCTGGAAACGGCGCCGCAGGATCGTGTCGCGGTCGAAACGAAGGTTTCTCGCTGGGGAGACGAACTGATTCGCCATGCAGTGCTGCGCGAGTTGTCGCGGGGCGGGCAGGTTTATTTCGTCCACAATCGAGTGCAAGACATCCAACTGGTCGCCGCCAAACTGAAGCGAATCGTCCCCGAAGCGAAGATCGGCATCGGCCACGGTCAGATGCCGGAAGGGGCGCTTGAGCAGGTGATGGTCGATTTCGTTGAAGGGAAATTCGACCTGCTGCTAGCGACGACGATCGTCGAAAGCGGGCTCGACATTCCCAACGCCAACACGATCTTCGTCGACGAGGCGGATCGGTACGGCCTGGCTGACTTGCATCAATTACGGGGTCGCGTCGGGCGGTACAAGCATCGGGCCTATTGCTACTTGCTGCTGCAACCGGGTCGGCATCTGAGCCCGGTCGCGGCAAAGCGGCTGCACGCGATTGAGGAGTTCAGCCACATGGGTGCTGGATTCGCGATCTCGATGCGGGACTTGGAAATCCGTGGCGCCGGCAATATCCTCGGCACCCAGCAAAGCGGCCACATCGCGATGGTTGGGTACGAACTCTACTGTCAGCTCTTAGAAAAGGCGGTGCGACGGATGAAGCGAATGCCGCCGCAGATTTCAATCGACGTCGACGTCGATCTGCCGGGCTCCGCCTTTTTGCCGGACACCTACATCAGCGACATGCGGCAGAAAATCGATCTCTATCGCCGCATGACCCGGGTTGCTAGCGACACCGACATTGCAAACCTGAAGGAAGAAATGCTCGACCGCTTTGGGCCGTTCCCTGATCCAGTCGAGCGGATGCTGCGCCTGACGGAGATCAAGCTCGACGCCGCATTTTGGCAGATCAACGCGATCTTCTTGGAGGACGACTACCTTGTCTTTCAGTACTCGGATCGAGGCCGCGTCGAACAGCTAGCAAAGCTACATGGTCGCAATTTCCGAATCGTTGACGACAAAAGCGTTTACGTCCCACTGAAGACGAGCGACGCGGACGCAGACGCTATCATCAACACGGCGAAATCTATCTTGCAGCCCAGTTGA
- a CDS encoding DUF1349 domain-containing protein produces MTSKGISSSNFRSSIHAEKTGTIKSSYVAAGLLVSQDEQNFLRWTRSAVGEAKATFASAELYEQGKLAGGFNLAWNGQPMWLRLERRADRVFLWIGDDGTQWRRHTSLRMPFLQDLKVGVFALNSTKTEFSATVSDFYLLGAAAI; encoded by the coding sequence GTGACGTCAAAGGGGATTTCGTCGTCGAACTTCAGATCCTCGATTCACGCCGAGAAAACAGGGACGATTAAGTCGAGTTACGTCGCTGCCGGCCTGCTCGTCTCGCAAGACGAGCAGAACTTCCTTCGCTGGACTCGATCGGCCGTCGGAGAAGCGAAAGCGACCTTCGCTTCGGCCGAGCTGTACGAGCAGGGAAAGCTGGCGGGTGGTTTCAACCTGGCCTGGAACGGTCAGCCAATGTGGCTGCGGCTAGAACGCCGTGCGGATCGGGTATTTCTGTGGATTGGCGACGACGGAACCCAATGGCGTCGCCATACATCGCTGCGAATGCCGTTTCTGCAGGACCTCAAAGTCGGCGTTTTCGCGCTCAACTCGACCAAGACCGAGTTCTCGGCGACGGTCAGCGACTTCTATTTGCTGGGCGCTGCGGCCATATAG
- a CDS encoding peptidylprolyl isomerase — MIRRSSISIFLVTFVVTTFGSLPWCAKSAQLHAQMSGLRSWLPWSGKSTTETTPTDPFKNRGGSAPDYRVADAQGAAQTPAPTTTPLPYPSNPYAAPGYTQQPSRRAVTTQIGDQPTSSVPAANGTTQPWRPDQYQQAASAWGQQQPPQAAATTPPTQSGYQPWQRTAAPSATPSQYGGANPYAPPSGYPTAGGSPNSNYSTGNYAPPVANGYSATNNVAPPATPAYPQGPPMQAPPVAADDKLFKPARIVALVGGQPILAGDILGPVNQAIAKRVAQLPEEQQAQVTEEILEEQRQLALRELLPNMIDTKMVYLDFIRTIPQDKLTEMQAHLDTQYAEYQMESDLKQYGVQTPAELDIALRKEGSSLEKKKRLFLEQIIAQQQLRTHVKPDTEVTHRQMLDFYHEHAAEYERPARARWEQLMVRFDKFNTKGEAEQAIADMGNQVLRGAPLDAVAKKHSQGFRASDGGQYDWTTRDSLKNETIDRAIFSLPPNRLSQIIESPEGYHIVRVLEREEDSMKPFRDAQLEIKEKIRNERANQAQREYITGVRKRTTVWTIFDEEKSSQTATSPSPESRR; from the coding sequence TTGATCCGCCGCAGCTCGATTTCCATCTTCCTCGTGACGTTCGTCGTGACGACGTTCGGTTCGCTTCCGTGGTGCGCCAAGTCGGCGCAACTTCATGCGCAGATGAGCGGCTTACGTTCTTGGCTTCCCTGGAGCGGCAAGTCGACGACCGAAACGACGCCGACTGATCCTTTTAAGAACCGCGGAGGAAGTGCGCCCGACTACCGCGTCGCCGATGCGCAAGGCGCTGCCCAAACGCCAGCGCCAACAACGACGCCGCTTCCCTATCCCAGCAATCCCTACGCTGCGCCCGGTTACACGCAACAACCGAGTCGCCGCGCCGTAACGACGCAAATCGGCGACCAGCCGACCAGCAGCGTCCCGGCTGCCAATGGAACGACGCAACCTTGGCGTCCCGATCAATACCAACAAGCGGCATCGGCCTGGGGCCAACAACAACCACCGCAAGCGGCCGCCACGACTCCGCCGACGCAGTCAGGCTATCAACCTTGGCAGCGCACTGCAGCGCCCAGCGCTACGCCAAGTCAGTATGGCGGCGCCAATCCGTATGCGCCGCCAAGCGGCTATCCAACCGCCGGCGGTTCTCCCAATAGCAATTATTCGACCGGCAACTATGCCCCGCCGGTCGCCAATGGTTATTCCGCGACCAACAACGTCGCCCCCCCGGCAACCCCCGCGTATCCCCAGGGGCCGCCGATGCAGGCTCCCCCGGTTGCTGCCGACGACAAGCTGTTTAAGCCGGCCCGCATCGTCGCGCTCGTCGGCGGACAGCCGATCTTGGCGGGTGATATCCTCGGACCGGTCAACCAGGCGATCGCCAAGCGCGTCGCTCAATTGCCCGAAGAGCAGCAGGCCCAAGTCACCGAAGAGATCTTGGAAGAACAGCGTCAGCTGGCCCTGCGCGAACTGCTGCCCAACATGATCGACACCAAGATGGTCTATCTCGATTTCATCCGAACCATCCCGCAAGACAAGCTGACCGAGATGCAGGCGCACCTCGACACGCAGTACGCCGAGTACCAGATGGAAAGCGATCTAAAGCAATACGGCGTCCAGACGCCGGCCGAGCTCGATATCGCATTGCGAAAAGAAGGGTCGTCGCTGGAGAAGAAGAAACGGCTATTCCTGGAACAAATTATCGCGCAGCAGCAGTTGCGTACGCACGTCAAACCTGACACCGAAGTGACCCACCGGCAAATGCTCGACTTTTACCATGAGCATGCTGCGGAATACGAACGCCCCGCCCGGGCTCGCTGGGAGCAGCTGATGGTCCGGTTCGACAAATTCAACACCAAAGGCGAGGCCGAGCAGGCAATCGCCGATATGGGCAATCAGGTGCTGCGCGGGGCCCCGCTCGACGCCGTAGCCAAGAAGCACTCGCAGGGCTTTCGAGCTTCTGACGGGGGGCAATATGACTGGACTACCCGCGACAGCCTGAAAAACGAAACGATCGACAGGGCGATTTTTTCGCTGCCGCCCAACCGGCTAAGTCAGATTATCGAGTCGCCGGAAGGGTATCACATTGTGCGAGTTCTGGAGCGGGAAGAGGACTCGATGAAGCCGTTCCGCGACGCGCAACTAGAAATTAAAGAAAAGATTCGAAACGAGCGAGCTAACCAAGCCCAACGCGAGTACATCACCGGCGTTCGCAAACGGACCACGGTTTGGACGATCTTTGACGAGGAAAAGTCTTCCCAGACCGCAACGTCCCCTTCACCGGAATCGCGACGCTAG